From the genome of Aspergillus fumigatus Af293 chromosome 1, whole genome shotgun sequence, one region includes:
- a CDS encoding putative inositol phospholipid biosynthesis protein Scs3, translating into MASRERSPPSTASTTTMRPPTTALLIYPVTLLVGSLFSILSPTARGSRQSRPARPASLAPSITTDVNLSPPNPVNYFARKDNIFNLYFVKVGWIWTTLAFLSLLVSQPAYTAPSAHQPRRLVQAALRYSVATLVWYLMTQWFFGPPIIDRSFVITGGKCERVVAETSGNPAVAVAQAGSVSAGLEKLFTAAACKAAGGSWTGGHDVSGHVFMLVLATSMLVFEAVGATRAVSVGAEADKKVDGEVDGQSEEEQGDWMRTWSLRLVGAVVGLGWWMLFMTSIWFHTWLEKWSGLLIALGTVYVVYVLPLSVPSWRDIVGIPGV; encoded by the exons ATGGCTTCACGAGAGCGATCTCCCCCTTCGACTGCATCTACCACCACAATGCGGCCTCCAACGACAGCTCTTCTTATCTATCCAGTGACCTTACTTGTGGGATCGCTCTTTTCCATCCTTTCTCCCACAGCCCGAGGCTCCCGACAAAGCCGTCCCGCTCGTCCCGCGTCTCTGGCCCCCTCCATCACCACCGACGTGAACCTTTCCCCTCCAAACCCGGTCAACTACTTCGCCCGCAAGGACAACATCTTCAATCTCTACTTTGTCAAGGTCGGCTGGATCTGGACCACACTCGCCTTTCTGTCCCTGCTCGTCTCGCAACCCGCCTACACGGCCCCTTCCGCACACCAACCGCGTCGACTCGTCCAGGCCGCGCTCCGATACAGCGTGGCTACGCTAGTGTGGTACCTAATGACACAATGGTTCTTCGGGCCCCCAATTATCGACCGCAGTTTTGTGATTACGGGCGGGAAATGCGAGCGCGTTGTGGCGGAGACGTCGGGCAATCCGGCGGTGGCTGTTGCGCAGGCGGGATCTGTTTCTGCGGGTCTGGAAAAGTTGTTTACGGCGGCAGCTTGTAAGGCGGCTGGGGGTTCGTGGACGGGGGGCCATGATGTGAGTGGGCATGTGTTTATGCTTGTGCTGGCGACGTCGATGCTGGTTTTTGAGGCTGTTGGGGCGACGAGGGCTGTTTCTGTGGGGGCGGAGGCGGACAAGAAGGTGGATGGGGAGGTTGATGGTCAGAGTGAGGAGGAGCAAGGGGATTGGATGCGGACTTGGTCTTTACGGTTGGTTGGGGCTGTTGTAGGTTTGGGATGGTGGATGCTGTTCATGACTTCGATCTGGTTCCACACCTGGTTGGAAAAG TGGTCCGGGCTGTTGATTGCTCTTGGGACGGTCTACGTCGTATACGTCTTGCCGTTGAGCGTGCCGTCGTGGAGGGATATCGTTGGAATTCCCGGCGTATAG
- a CDS encoding DnaJ and TPR domain protein: MVLPHLFARHKSKRSTSSKEDSKKTSSPKSPPPSTETLPSRSSSTSTSSSRHTPSHHPHHLRSPSTPTADSRSSSSSSIHPPSSHSSRSSKSKSRSHTSAKSKSSSSKDAAAAARFSFPASRLSSTFDRYSHDPDFHPLNLHPDELRRLSAMASAADRSSMDIDSPASPSQNINGVNGVQTDRTPTPPPHKSNGSVAEADSFKLAGNKFFKDGNYNRAIEEFTKAIEINPSSSIYLSNRAAAYLSANRYLEALEDAERALELDPDNSKIMYRLARILTALGRPSEALEVLSRVQPPASATDRAAPEKMQRFIKQAEETLAEDRGVSMVLFCIEQARQLLGRGVKEPRKWTLLTAEAQLKMGSENSFRKAQDIAISMLRENNQDPDALMIRARAYYGLGESEQALKTLKMCLGLDPDMKPAIKMLRTVQKLTRTKEEGNNAFKAKDYRKAIELWSEALEVDPQNKDMNSKILQNRAQAYINLKEYENAINDCNEALKLDPSYVKAQKMRAKAYGGAGNWEEAIRDYKAVAEANPGEKGIQEDIRRAEFELKKAQRKDYYKILGVSKDASESEIKKAYRKLAIQYHPDKNRDGEAGDEKFKEIGEAYETLIDPQKRAAYDNGDDLIDPAEMFAGRGFGGMGGMGGMGGMGGATHINIDPSVLFNMMNGGGGFASAGGHPFGGHRQSQGFPGGFPF; encoded by the exons atGGTTCTTCCTCACCTCTTTGCCCGTCACAAATCCAAGCGATCCACTTCATCCAAAGAGGATTCGAAGAAGACTTCATCGCCAAaaagtcctcctccatcGACGGAGACCCTTCCTTCTCGGTCGTCCTCGACTTCGACGTCTTCGTCTCGCCACACCCCcagtcatcatcctcatcatcttcgctCTCCCTCCACACCCACCGCCGACTcccgttcctcttcctcatcatctatTCATCCACCGTCCTCTCATTCCTCGAGATCGTCCAAATCCAAGTCGAGATCCCACACCTCCGCTAAATCCAaatcttcctcgtccaaggacgccgccgccgccgcgaggTTCAGTTTCCCTGCTTCCCggctctcctccaccttcGATCGTTACTCGCACGATCCCGACTTTCATCCTTTGAATCTTCACCCCGACGAGCTACGTCGTTTATCCGCCATGGCTTCTGCCGCCGATCGCAGTTCGATGGATATCGATTCGCCTGCCTCTCCTTCCCAGAACATCAATGGTGTGAACGGCGTTCAGACTGACCGGACTCCTACCCCGCCGCCGCACAAGTCCAATGGCTCGGTCGCCGAAGCCGACTCATTCAAATTGGCGGGCAATAAATTTTTCAAGGACGGAAATTACAATCGCGCAATTGAAGAGTTCACCAAAG CCATTGAAATCAACCCCAGTTCCTCCATCTACCTCTCCAACCGGGCTGCGGCATATCTCTCTGCCAACCGCTACCTCGAAGCGTTAGAAGATGCCGAGCGCGCACTGGAGCTCGATCCCGACAACTCCAAGATCATGTACCGCCTGGCCCGCATTCTGACTGCGCTGGGGCGTCCGTCCGAGGCTCTCGAGGTTTTATCCCGTGTTCAGCCCCCCGCCTCTGCGACCGACCGTGCCGCTCCAGAAAAGATGCAGCGCTTCATCAAACAGGCCGAGGAAACCTTGGCGGAAGATCGAGGTGTGTCGATGGTGCTATTCTGCATTGAGCAGGCACGGCAGCTGCTGGGCCGTGGAGTCAAGGAACCCCGCAAGTGGACTCTTCTGACCGCCGAAGCACAACTGAAGATGGGCAGCGAAAACTCGTTTAGGAAAGCGCAGGATATCGCCATTTCTATGCTCCGTGAGAACAACCAGGACCCTGATGCCCTCATGATCCGTGCTCGTGCGTACTACGGCTTGGGAGAATCCGAACAAGCGCTGAAAACGCTCAAGATGTGTCTGGGTCTGGATCCCGACATGAAGCCGGCGATCAAGATGCTGCGCACTGTCCAGAAGCTCACCCGCACCAAAGAGGAAGGAAACAATGCTTTCAAGGCCAAGGATTACCGCAAGGCTATCGAGCTGTGGTCCGAAGCGCTTGAGGTGGACCCTCAGAACAAGGACATGAATTCCAAGATTCTGCAGAACCGAGCTCAGGCATACATCAACCTGAAGGAATACGAGAACGCCATCAACGATTGCAATGAGGCTCTGAAATTGGATCCCTCGTACGTCAAGGCGCAGAAGATGCGCGCCAAGGCCTACGGTGGCGCCGGCAATTGGGAAGAGGCGATCCGCGACTACAAGGCGGTGGCCGAGGCCAACCCCGGTGAGAAGGGCATCCAGGAGGACATTCGCCGCGCAGAGTTTGAGCTGAAGAAGGCTCAACGGAAGGACTACTACAAGATTCTGGGTGTCTCCAAGGATGCATCTGAGTCGGAGATTAAGAAGGCCTATCGCAAACTCGCCATCCAGTACCACCCCGACAAAAACCGGGATGGTGAGGCCGGCGACGAGAAGTTCAAGGAGATTGGAGAGGCCTACGAGACTTTGATCGACCCTCA GAAGCGCGCTGCCTACGACAATGGCGACGATCTCATTGACCCTGCTGAAATGTTTGCCGGCCGTGGCTTCGGTGGCATGGGCGGCATGGGCGGCATGGGTGGTATGGGTGGTGCCACTCACATCAACATCGATCCCAGCGTTCTCTTCAACATGATGAACGGCGGTGGAGGATTCGCCTCGGCCGGTGGCCATCCTTTCGGCGGCCACCGCCAGTCTCAGGGCTTCCCTGGTGGATTCCCTTTCTAA
- a CDS encoding putative erythromycin esterase, protein MQFVQRFFSSRRPMMAQLQQLFTEAAQPLPPISDPSFGSHFDNFGNYKVVLLGDGSHGTSEFYAARAEITKRLIEQHGYTMVALEADWPDAEAIDRYVRQRPGPKAGIGGKARDLEPFKRFPTWMWRNREMQDLVEWMRNRNAKLPNEKKAGVYGLDLYSMGASIRAVIDYLDRVDPPAGKEARRRYGCLQPWVDEPSAYGLASLRGMEDCESGVLQMLRDLLDKRLQYAQHDVRDGEEFHSGEQNAFVVRDAERYYKAMYYSSASSWTLRDTHMFDTLRRLFRHKPAGAKAIVWAHNSHCGDARYTSMGTRRNEVNIGQLIRENFGRENVAILGCGTHTGTVAAAHEWDDDMQVMKVRPSRDDSWETIAHDTGIPSFVIDLRKEHLDPALRTAMAAENSRLERFIGVIYRPDTERISHYSQAYLHNQFDAYIWFDVTEAVKPLEKVQPKTPLGQDETYPFGV, encoded by the coding sequence ATGCAGTTTGTTCAACGATTCTTTAGCTCTCGTCGGCCCATGATGGCGCAACTCCAGCAACTGTTCACCGAGGCAGCCCAGCCGCTGCCGCCCATCTCGGACCCCAGCTTCGGCTCGCATTTTGATAACTTTGGGAATTACAAGGTCGTCCTACTGGGCGACGGCAGTCATGGCACGTCGGAATTCTACGCCGCGCGCGCGGAGATTACCAAGCGGCTCATCGAGCAGCATGGCTACACGATGGTGGCCCTTGAGGCAGACTGGCCTGACGCCGAGGCCATCGATCGCTACGTCCGCCAGCGTCCCGGCCCCAAGGCGGGCATTGGCGGCAAGGCCCGCGACCTGGAGCCCTTCAAGCGCTTTCCTACCTGGATGTGGCGCAACCGCGAGATGCAGGATCTCGTCGAGTGGATGCGCAACCGCAACGCCAAACTGCCcaacgagaagaaggccggGGTCTACGGCTTGGACCTCTACAGCATGGGCGCGTCGATCCGCGCCGTCATCGATTACCTGGACCGCGTGGATCCACCCGCGGGCAAGGAGGCTCGCCGCCGGTACGGCTGCCTCCAGCCCTGGGTGGACGAACCGTCCGCGTACGGGCTGGCCTCGCTCCGGGGGATGGAGGACTGCGAGAGCGGCgtgctgcagatgctgcgCGACCTGCTGGACAAGCGCCTGCAATACGCGCAGCACGATGTGCGTGATGGGGAGGAGTTCCACAGCGGCGAGCAGAATGCGTTTGTCGTCCGCGACGCGGAACGGTACTACAAGGCCATGTACTACAGTTCCGCCTCCTCGTGGACCCTGCGTGACACACACATGTTTGATACTCTGCGGCGGCTGTTCCGGCACAAGCCCGCTGGTGCCAAGGCCATCGTCTGGGCGCACAACTCGCACTGCGGCGATGCGCGCTATACCAGTATGGGCACGCGCCGCAACGAGGTGAATATCGGCCAGTTGATCCGGGAGAATTTTGGCCGTGAGAATGTCGCAATCCTCGGATGTGGCACGCATACTGGCACCGTGGCCGCCGCCCACGAATGGGACGACGATATGCAGGTGATGAAGGTGCGGCCGTCCCGTGATGACAGCTGGGAGACCATTGCCCACGATACGGGGATCCCCAGCTTTGTGATTGATCTGCGCAAGGAACACCTCGATCCAGCTTTGCGTACGGCGATGGCCGCTGAAAACAGTCGACTGGAGCGGTTCATTGGGGTCATCTATCGTCCGGATACGGAGCGTATCTCGCACTACTCGCAGGCATATCTCCACAACCAATTCGACGCGTATATCTGGTTCGACGTTACTGAAGCCGTGAAACCACTGGAGAAGGTGCAGCCAAAGACTCCCTTAGGACAGGACGAGACCTATCCCTTTGGCGTATAG